From Paenibacillus sp. V4I7, one genomic window encodes:
- a CDS encoding carbohydrate ABC transporter permease, whose protein sequence is MNTMKTPIRESVGDKLFLSSIYVILSLLLVVVLYPLIYIFSSSFSSPSAVTSGRVWLWPVEFSLKGYATLIENPKVVTGYANSLFYTAAGTIISVALTIMIAYPLSRKTFFGRNMLMMLITFTLLFSGGLIPTYLVVKQMGLIDTRWALLIPNAIWVWQVIIARTFFQSSIPDELIDASEIDGCSDLRFMWSVVVPLSKPIIAVLFLMYAVGQWNAYFDALIYLKTANLFPLQLILRSIIILNNSSNATDALKQVERQQLAELLKYSLIVVATLPVLVIYPFVQRYFVQGMLVGSVKG, encoded by the coding sequence ATGAATACGATGAAAACTCCGATCAGAGAATCGGTTGGCGATAAACTATTTTTGAGTAGCATCTACGTGATACTGAGCCTCCTATTAGTTGTCGTCTTATATCCGCTTATTTATATTTTTAGCAGCTCGTTCAGCAGTCCGTCGGCGGTTACTTCAGGCCGTGTATGGCTCTGGCCCGTAGAATTTTCTCTCAAGGGATATGCAACTCTCATCGAAAATCCCAAGGTCGTGACAGGCTATGCTAACTCCTTATTTTATACGGCTGCCGGAACGATCATTAGTGTAGCACTTACGATCATGATTGCTTATCCATTATCACGTAAAACTTTTTTCGGAAGAAATATGCTTATGATGCTAATTACATTCACGTTGTTATTTAGCGGAGGATTGATTCCTACTTACTTGGTTGTGAAGCAGATGGGGCTAATCGATACCAGATGGGCCTTATTGATTCCTAACGCGATATGGGTATGGCAAGTAATCATTGCGAGAACGTTCTTCCAATCCTCGATTCCGGATGAATTAATTGATGCGAGTGAAATAGATGGATGCAGCGATCTCAGGTTCATGTGGAGTGTCGTGGTTCCGTTGTCGAAACCGATCATAGCTGTTCTGTTCTTAATGTACGCTGTAGGTCAATGGAACGCTTACTTCGATGCACTTATATATCTCAAAACCGCCAATCTTTTTCCGCTTCAGCTCATATTGCGCAGCATTATCATTCTTAACAACAGCTCAAATGCCACAGATGCCTTGAAACAGGTAGAAAGACAGCAGTTAGCAGAGCTTTTGAAATATTCACTGATCGTCGTGGCAACGCTTCCAGTTCTTGTCATCTACCCGTTTGTGCAGCGCTACTTTGTTCAGGGGATGCTGGTAGGTTCTGTAAAAGGGTAA
- a CDS encoding ABC transporter permease, producing the protein MERSRVAPREHGRLLLAATKSFRKHWQLYLIVIPPALFFLIFKYYPMLNAILAFKDYNVTKGIWGSPWVGFKHFQLFFDNPIFWTLIKNTLLISGYLLIVGFPIPILLALALNEIRNGKFKRFVQLVSFAPYFISTVVMVSIIMLFLAPRLGFVNVAMNYFGLGSINFLGEPGMFRSIYVWSDIWQTAGYSAVIFLAALAGVDPSLYEAAKVDGASRFQKIRHIDLPGIMPTITIVFILNVGSVMSLGFEKIYLLQNPLNKINSEVIATYVYQIGLLNANYSFATAVGLFNSVINLILLVGVNMVAKRLSNTSIW; encoded by the coding sequence ATCGAACGCAGCCGAGTGGCACCAAGAGAGCATGGACGCCTCCTCTTAGCAGCGACAAAAAGTTTTAGAAAACACTGGCAATTGTATCTTATCGTGATTCCGCCTGCCTTGTTTTTCCTTATTTTTAAATACTATCCGATGTTGAATGCCATCCTTGCTTTTAAGGATTACAACGTTACGAAAGGGATATGGGGAAGTCCTTGGGTGGGATTCAAACATTTTCAATTGTTCTTTGATAATCCGATTTTCTGGACGTTAATTAAAAATACACTCCTCATTAGCGGATACTTGTTAATTGTCGGGTTTCCAATTCCAATTTTGTTAGCCTTAGCTCTTAATGAAATACGCAACGGAAAATTTAAGCGGTTTGTTCAATTGGTTTCGTTTGCTCCTTATTTTATATCCACCGTCGTTATGGTATCGATTATCATGCTTTTTCTAGCGCCGCGCCTAGGCTTTGTTAATGTTGCGATGAATTATTTCGGACTGGGATCTATCAATTTTCTCGGTGAACCCGGCATGTTCCGTTCGATCTATGTGTGGTCGGATATTTGGCAGACGGCAGGCTATTCGGCTGTTATCTTTTTGGCTGCGTTAGCTGGAGTCGATCCTTCGCTTTATGAGGCAGCCAAGGTAGATGGCGCTTCACGGTTTCAGAAGATCCGTCATATCGACTTGCCTGGCATCATGCCAACCATCACGATTGTTTTCATTTTGAATGTAGGGAGTGTCATGTCGCTTGGCTTCGAAAAGATCTATCTGCTGCAAAATCCGCTGAACAAGATAAATTCCGAAGTGATTGCCACTTACGTGTATCAAATAGGTTTATTGAACGCGAACTATAGTTTTGCTACTGCGGTTGGATTGTTTAATTCCGTAATCAATTTAATTCTGCTCGTTGGCGTAAATATGGTAGCAAAGCGTTTATCGAATACGAGTATCTGGTAA
- a CDS encoding AraC family transcriptional regulator yields the protein MDEIASHVGYNSSHSFRRAFKRVMGVSPSSFRQSLEE from the coding sequence GTGGATGAAATCGCTTCGCATGTTGGCTATAACAGTTCACATTCCTTCCGAAGGGCGTTCAAGCGAGTTATGGGCGTATCGCCAAGCTCGTTCAGACAGTCCCTAGAAGAATGA
- a CDS encoding AraC family transcriptional regulator, translating into MPKYSRLFRRFLISYIVILIIPSIAGYMSYRTSITVTQSISIENNVTQLQKSQQILERRMAEVESFTRQLALNQDLSVLLNEKLVDDKANVYGIWKITRDIKAYSQTNDFLKHFYIYLTNFNVVVTPGNAYFRPEHYYQTSHYSNLSLDEWKKTVLEKMHRSEIMPLRPFVNNGTQTSVITFMQSLPLDSFSDSSPATVVTIIDEQTINSVLSGSRDPNGGWTHISDTQGHTISLQGISQQEMDQLSADNRFDKGKVSQFYDDDLVIRIQSKSTGWVYSTGIPKHVLMENANKIKYITWSVTGVAILIGLFVGFMLSYRNTAPINRLLSVMKEQFGKDATTERNEYDFLQGNISNIITNNKRLESELNRQLPLIRDAFYKRLIAGEFQSRDELISAAAQADTGLNMNAGYTGILQINGYSGMESVEILNELNAARLILKQILLDSGSRLHVHMTDLGSDRIVTLFTAGEKDEGEEVGKEDIEQLVANLANLAFTDYRITITAALSDPFSSVMEISRSYEQARQALEYAVYMNRKGIVWYSDTRVESNTYYYPIDVELRLISTIRAGDVDEAERIVKSMIEQNTENRELSVEMKHQFIGEVKGTLLKLLDQKALMESLMFEKIKNRIISIQATEAIELISREINEIISAMCGLITSKKNDAHIKTVKQINEYIAKKYSDPDLNLYRIAEIVERPEKYISQLFKEVTGTNLSDHLEKVRMDPQRTF; encoded by the coding sequence GTGCCCAAGTATTCCAGATTATTTCGAAGGTTTCTGATCTCTTATATCGTTATTTTGATCATCCCCAGCATAGCGGGCTATATGTCATACCGTACTTCGATCACTGTCACGCAATCGATTTCCATTGAGAATAATGTGACGCAGCTTCAAAAGAGCCAACAGATTCTGGAACGCAGAATGGCCGAAGTTGAAAGTTTTACGAGACAATTGGCTTTAAACCAAGACCTAAGTGTCCTTTTGAACGAAAAATTGGTAGATGATAAAGCAAATGTGTATGGGATCTGGAAAATAACGAGAGATATTAAGGCCTACAGCCAAACGAATGATTTTTTGAAGCATTTCTATATTTATTTGACTAATTTTAACGTCGTTGTGACGCCAGGCAATGCTTATTTTCGCCCTGAGCATTATTATCAGACTTCGCATTACAGCAATCTTTCCTTGGACGAATGGAAAAAAACGGTATTAGAAAAAATGCATAGAAGCGAAATCATGCCGCTGAGACCGTTTGTGAATAACGGAACACAAACCTCAGTCATCACCTTTATGCAATCGCTCCCATTAGACAGCTTTAGTGATTCTTCTCCGGCTACAGTTGTCACCATAATTGATGAACAAACGATCAACAGTGTTTTGTCTGGTTCAAGAGATCCGAACGGCGGCTGGACGCATATTAGCGATACGCAAGGACATACCATTAGTTTGCAGGGGATCAGTCAACAGGAAATGGATCAATTATCCGCGGATAACCGCTTCGATAAAGGGAAAGTCAGTCAATTCTATGATGACGATCTCGTGATAAGGATTCAATCCAAATCAACGGGGTGGGTATACAGCACAGGCATTCCAAAGCACGTTTTAATGGAGAATGCGAATAAAATCAAATACATCACTTGGTCGGTGACCGGCGTTGCTATACTGATCGGGCTTTTTGTTGGTTTTATGCTGTCTTATCGAAATACGGCCCCGATCAATAGGCTGCTTAGTGTAATGAAAGAGCAGTTTGGCAAGGATGCTACAACAGAGCGCAATGAATATGATTTCTTGCAGGGCAATATATCCAATATCATTACCAACAACAAGCGCCTGGAGTCTGAGCTTAATCGGCAGCTGCCATTAATTCGCGATGCCTTTTATAAAAGGTTAATTGCGGGAGAGTTTCAATCCAGGGATGAATTGATTTCTGCTGCCGCGCAGGCGGATACTGGACTAAATATGAATGCCGGATATACAGGTATTCTGCAAATCAATGGATACTCCGGCATGGAAAGCGTTGAAATTCTCAACGAACTGAATGCGGCCAGACTCATCCTGAAACAGATTTTACTTGATTCAGGCAGCCGCCTGCATGTTCATATGACGGATTTGGGTTCAGATCGCATCGTAACCCTATTTACGGCAGGAGAAAAGGATGAAGGTGAAGAGGTTGGCAAGGAAGATATCGAGCAGCTCGTGGCTAATCTCGCCAATCTAGCCTTTACCGATTATCGAATTACCATTACAGCAGCACTAAGTGATCCCTTTTCCTCTGTCATGGAGATCAGCCGTTCCTATGAGCAAGCCAGACAGGCATTAGAATACGCTGTATATATGAATAGAAAAGGAATCGTTTGGTACAGTGATACACGAGTAGAGAGTAACACGTATTATTATCCAATCGATGTGGAGCTGCGATTAATTAGTACGATTAGGGCTGGCGATGTGGATGAAGCCGAGCGGATCGTCAAGTCGATGATCGAGCAAAATACGGAAAATCGAGAGCTTTCTGTGGAGATGAAGCATCAGTTCATCGGAGAAGTGAAGGGAACGCTGCTTAAATTACTCGACCAGAAGGCTCTCATGGAATCCCTTATGTTCGAGAAAATCAAAAATCGGATCATTAGCATCCAGGCCACGGAGGCCATCGAGCTGATTTCGCGTGAAATCAATGAGATTATCTCAGCCATGTGCGGTCTCATCACGAGTAAAAAGAACGATGCACACATTAAAACAGTGAAGCAAATTAATGAATATATCGCTAAAAAGTATTCAGATCCTGATCTAAACCTATACCGGATAGCTGAGATCGTTGAGCGTCCAGAAAAATACATCTCCCAATTATTTAAAGAGGTAACGGGGACGAATTTATCCGATCATTTGGAAAAAGTTAGAATGGACCCGCAGCGAACCTTTTAA
- a CDS encoding glycoside hydrolase family 95 protein: MNDLKLWYTSAALNWSQGLPIGNGRLGSIIYGGIEKETWSMTEVTYWSGKTERIESHSKGKADLDQMRQHFFAGDYKRGEELAQQALQPKKQNFGTNLQMCHLILTVEHQGEDLQRVLNLENAIFHTSYTVNGNNFTREIFASHADEIVASRYWSEHKGGISFALGMEGQIENFTQRFAEDATITFEGQAIETMHSDGKCGVFCQGMVKVVVQGGTIVVEGDQIVVRNADEACIYFASNTDYGKKDEGWLQESGRQLEHALAIGYAKLKENHIFDYHRLYGRVNLDLGHSDASRLPTDERIRLLQNGQDNDPQLFALFYQYGRYLMISGSRADSPLPLNLQGIWNDGEANRMQWSCDYHLDINTQMNYFPTEASNLAECHIPLMNYLEMLSQAGRTTAQDFYGCEGWVAHVFSNAWGFTAPGWETSWGLNVTGGLWIASQLREHYEFNLDREFLAQRAYPVMKEAAAFFLDYMTLHPQYGWLVTGPSNSPENSFYIEDDVYQLSMGSTLDQVLVRDLFVFCLEAADTLQVDFDMQSKLKQAIAKLPPLRIGKRGQLQEWLEDYKEAQPDHRHLSHLISLHPGNQITLRGTTELSAAARITLENRMSREALEDVEFTVASFAASFARLEDGEHAYKHLTHLIGQLSFDNLLTYSKPGIAGAEKHIFVIDGNFGGTAAIAEMLLQSHAGEINLLPALPKKWHTGKVSGLRAKGNIEVDIVWENGELMEATIQAFSAGQTFLRYRELSVPLVLTPDYVYRIDKQLNVTHKE, translated from the coding sequence ATGAATGATTTGAAGCTATGGTATACCAGCGCTGCGCTGAACTGGTCGCAAGGGCTGCCAATAGGAAACGGGAGACTTGGTTCCATCATATATGGTGGAATCGAGAAGGAAACCTGGAGTATGACGGAAGTCACGTATTGGTCTGGAAAAACGGAGAGGATCGAAAGCCATTCAAAGGGCAAAGCTGATCTTGATCAGATGAGGCAGCATTTCTTCGCAGGGGATTACAAGCGCGGAGAAGAGCTAGCTCAGCAGGCACTGCAGCCTAAGAAGCAAAATTTCGGTACGAATTTGCAGATGTGTCATCTAATTCTCACTGTTGAGCATCAAGGCGAAGACCTCCAGCGTGTACTAAATCTTGAAAACGCTATCTTTCATACTTCTTACACCGTAAATGGGAATAACTTTACCCGGGAAATATTTGCTTCGCACGCAGACGAAATTGTGGCTTCGCGCTATTGGAGTGAACACAAAGGGGGCATTTCATTCGCGTTAGGAATGGAAGGTCAGATTGAGAATTTTACGCAACGGTTTGCCGAGGACGCTACGATTACCTTTGAAGGGCAAGCGATTGAGACCATGCATAGTGACGGTAAGTGCGGAGTTTTCTGTCAAGGCATGGTCAAAGTAGTGGTACAGGGCGGAACCATTGTTGTAGAGGGAGATCAAATCGTCGTAAGAAACGCAGATGAAGCATGCATCTACTTTGCCTCTAATACCGATTATGGAAAAAAGGATGAAGGCTGGCTGCAGGAATCAGGCCGACAATTGGAACATGCTTTAGCTATTGGTTATGCAAAGCTTAAAGAAAATCACATATTCGATTATCATCGGTTGTATGGCCGAGTGAATCTTGATTTAGGTCATTCAGACGCGTCCCGCTTACCAACGGACGAAAGAATTCGTCTTCTTCAGAACGGACAAGATAATGATCCGCAATTATTCGCCTTATTTTATCAATATGGCCGCTATTTGATGATTTCCGGTTCACGTGCGGATTCTCCTTTGCCTCTAAATTTACAGGGCATTTGGAATGATGGCGAAGCCAATCGTATGCAATGGAGCTGCGATTACCATCTGGACATCAACACACAAATGAATTACTTTCCAACGGAAGCCAGCAATTTGGCAGAATGTCATATCCCTTTAATGAATTATTTGGAGATGTTATCGCAAGCTGGCCGAACGACAGCTCAAGATTTCTATGGATGCGAAGGTTGGGTTGCTCACGTATTCTCAAATGCATGGGGGTTTACGGCTCCAGGCTGGGAAACTTCGTGGGGGCTGAATGTGACAGGCGGCTTATGGATTGCAAGCCAACTGCGAGAACACTATGAATTTAACTTAGATCGTGAGTTCTTAGCGCAGCGAGCTTATCCTGTGATGAAAGAAGCCGCCGCCTTTTTCCTCGATTACATGACGCTGCATCCACAATATGGGTGGCTTGTAACAGGCCCTTCTAACTCTCCGGAAAATAGCTTCTATATCGAAGACGACGTGTATCAATTGTCGATGGGATCAACACTCGATCAGGTGTTGGTTCGTGACTTATTCGTCTTTTGCTTGGAGGCTGCTGATACGCTGCAGGTTGATTTCGATATGCAATCCAAGCTGAAGCAAGCCATCGCTAAGCTGCCTCCCCTTCGTATTGGCAAAAGGGGACAATTACAGGAATGGCTGGAAGATTATAAAGAAGCACAGCCGGATCATCGACACCTATCTCATCTAATCAGCTTACATCCAGGTAACCAAATCACTCTAAGAGGAACAACGGAACTGAGCGCAGCTGCGAGAATCACATTAGAAAATCGCATGTCTCGCGAGGCGTTAGAAGATGTGGAGTTCACGGTTGCCTCTTTTGCAGCGAGCTTTGCCAGATTAGAGGACGGCGAACATGCCTATAAGCATTTAACCCATTTAATCGGTCAATTGAGCTTCGATAACTTATTAACGTATTCCAAACCGGGGATTGCCGGAGCGGAGAAACACATATTTGTTATAGACGGAAATTTTGGAGGGACAGCGGCGATAGCGGAAATGCTGCTGCAAAGTCATGCCGGAGAAATCAATTTGCTTCCCGCCCTGCCAAAGAAATGGCATACAGGTAAGGTTTCAGGACTTCGGGCCAAAGGAAATATAGAAGTTGATATCGTCTGGGAGAACGGTGAGTTGATGGAAGCCACTATTCAAGCATTCTCAGCGGGTCAAACCTTTCTGCGCTACCGTGAACTAAGCGTTCCGCTCGTTCTAACACCAGATTATGTTTATAGAATCGACAAGCAGTTGAACGTGACTCATAAGGAATAA
- a CDS encoding DRTGG domain-containing protein encodes MSTGHSELHTKHEQITKYIESLAVGTKLSVRQIAQDLDVSEGTAYRAIKEAENIGLVSTKRRIGTIRMEKKEEPVIDKLTFAEIVNVVEGVVLGGSSGIHKSLNKFVIGAMQLEAMLKYIEAGNLLIVGNRVQAHMCALSQGAGVLITGGFDTTPEVKELADELQLPIIGSSFDTFTVATMINRAMEDRLIKKKIMIVDDIVRKDSPIYSLMTANTVKDMQKLVEETTHTRYPVIDDHQVPIGMITTKDIMGAKPNQLIGTLMTPNPLMINLKTSVASAGHTMVWEGIELLPVIDTDRKMIGVISRKDVMKAMQHMQRQPQNAETFEVQIYSGIDELRDEEGKLYFQGTVTPQMTNFEGLVSEGVLTTIMIRAAYRTVQEHKKGDLILDSSSSYFLIPLQIDDVIEIVPSIVEMSRRFCKIDMEIRTNGTRVARSMFTARIL; translated from the coding sequence ATGAGCACGGGCCATTCGGAGCTTCATACGAAGCATGAACAAATTACGAAATATATTGAATCCTTGGCTGTAGGCACCAAGCTGTCCGTTCGGCAAATCGCTCAAGATCTGGATGTGAGTGAGGGAACGGCTTATCGTGCCATCAAGGAAGCGGAAAATATCGGTCTAGTGAGCACCAAACGGCGGATCGGCACGATTCGCATGGAGAAGAAAGAAGAACCCGTCATTGATAAATTAACGTTCGCGGAGATCGTGAATGTGGTGGAAGGCGTTGTGCTGGGTGGTTCTTCGGGTATACATAAGTCCCTGAACAAATTCGTGATTGGCGCGATGCAGCTGGAGGCCATGCTGAAGTATATTGAAGCAGGCAATTTGCTTATTGTCGGCAATCGTGTACAAGCACACATGTGTGCACTAAGTCAGGGCGCTGGCGTATTGATTACCGGTGGATTTGATACCACGCCTGAAGTAAAGGAGCTTGCAGATGAGCTGCAGCTGCCTATTATCGGCAGTTCATTCGATACATTCACGGTTGCCACGATGATTAATCGAGCCATGGAAGATCGCCTCATTAAGAAAAAGATTATGATCGTCGATGACATCGTGCGCAAAGACAGCCCTATTTATTCGCTGATGACTGCTAACACGGTCAAAGACATGCAAAAGCTGGTTGAGGAAACGACGCATACCCGTTATCCTGTCATCGATGACCATCAGGTGCCGATTGGCATGATCACGACCAAGGACATCATGGGCGCGAAACCGAATCAGCTCATTGGCACCTTGATGACACCTAATCCGTTGATGATTAACTTGAAAACGTCGGTAGCATCAGCTGGACATACCATGGTGTGGGAGGGTATTGAGCTGCTGCCCGTCATCGATACCGATCGCAAGATGATCGGTGTCATTAGCCGTAAGGATGTTATGAAAGCGATGCAGCATATGCAAAGGCAGCCTCAGAACGCAGAAACGTTTGAGGTACAGATTTATTCGGGGATCGACGAACTTCGAGATGAGGAAGGCAAGCTGTATTTCCAAGGAACGGTTACACCGCAAATGACGAATTTTGAAGGTTTGGTCTCCGAAGGTGTACTGACAACGATTATGATTCGTGCAGCTTATCGCACGGTTCAGGAGCACAAGAAAGGCGATCTCATTCTGGATAGTTCTTCCAGCTATTTTTTAATCCCGCTGCAAATCGATGACGTCATCGAAATCGTACCCTCAATCGTGGAGATGAGCCGTAGATTTTGCAAGATTGATATGGAAATCAGGACGAACGGTACTAGAGTAGCTAGATCCATGTTTACGGCACGTATCTTATAA
- a CDS encoding SDR family oxidoreductase gives MHPYPVYPFIDYQTETVYKPVEFPPQHQDQVPGLEYLMTPRPIFDYPGYVGSGKLRGKVAIITGGDSGFGRAIAAVYAKEGADLAIVYLNEHQDAEETKLYVEQFGITCILLPRDLRNPANAADIIGETLRHFQRLDILINNAAVQPFTASIMDVSDEQLENTFRTNVFPMFYLTKAALPYLNQGSSIINTASRVAYEGDKNVIDYAASKGAIVSFTRTMALSLADRGIRVNAVAPGPAWTPLTVSTYSEEHVATLGTGIPFGRAAQPFEVAPAYVYLAANDSMFITGQVIHVNGGMIRYS, from the coding sequence ATGCATCCCTATCCTGTATATCCATTTATCGATTACCAAACAGAGACGGTTTACAAGCCTGTAGAATTCCCCCCGCAGCACCAAGATCAAGTCCCGGGACTAGAGTACCTTATGACGCCGAGACCGATATTCGATTACCCTGGTTATGTCGGCAGCGGAAAGCTAAGAGGTAAAGTTGCCATTATTACCGGGGGTGACAGCGGATTCGGTCGTGCAATTGCGGCAGTTTATGCCAAAGAAGGCGCCGATCTGGCGATCGTTTATTTAAATGAGCATCAGGATGCCGAGGAAACCAAGCTCTACGTTGAGCAATTCGGCATCACATGTATTCTCCTGCCCAGAGATCTTCGTAATCCTGCGAATGCGGCTGACATTATTGGTGAAACGCTGCGTCATTTCCAAAGGTTGGACATTTTGATTAACAACGCTGCCGTACAACCATTCACAGCCAGCATCATGGACGTTTCCGACGAACAGCTCGAAAACACGTTTCGAACCAATGTGTTTCCCATGTTTTATTTGACGAAGGCAGCATTGCCATATTTGAATCAGGGGAGTTCGATTATTAATACGGCTTCACGAGTCGCTTATGAAGGGGATAAGAACGTTATCGATTACGCAGCATCCAAAGGAGCCATTGTAAGCTTTACGCGCACGATGGCATTGTCTCTCGCCGATCGAGGGATCAGGGTCAATGCAGTTGCTCCCGGACCGGCATGGACTCCTCTCACTGTCAGCACGTACTCCGAGGAACATGTGGCCACCCTAGGCACAGGCATCCCGTTTGGGCGCGCCGCTCAGCCTTTCGAGGTAGCACCCGCCTATGTCTATCTTGCCGCCAACGACTCAATGTTTATCACAGGCCAGGTGATACACGTTAACGGAGGAATGATTCGATATTCGTGA
- the aceB gene encoding malate synthase A yields MLRGIEIEPTSTEGQKILTSEALAFVAHLERTFGAKRLALLQERNLRQSRIDAGELPGFLPVTARIRSSDWTIAPIPADLQDRRVEITGPAGDRKMVINAFNSGAYVYMADFEDANSPTWNNTIDGQVNLYDAVRRTIAFTSPEGKSYKLQAQTAVLKVRPRGWHLEEKHMQVDGHPVSGSLFDFGLFFFHNAKTQIQQGSGPYFYLPKLESHMEARLWNEVFLFAQKELGILQGTIKATVLIETIVAAFEMDEILYELREHSAGLNCGRWDYIFSYIKKLQKQPHVIVPDRALVTMESPFMNAYSLLAIQTCHKRNAPCIGGMAAQIPVRNNPEANEAAMTKVRADKLREVRNGHDGTWVAHPGLVPVAKAIFDKYMPTANQIDKHLSDTQITAEQLLEVPLGPITENGIRTNVSVGIQYLEAWLRGFGAVPINNLMEDVATAEISRAQLWQWIHHPLGILDDGRKVTAELFQQIQVEEIAKIKEKLGEEAFHQMKFDLANVLFTQMTVSPEFEAFLTDQGYRYLQ; encoded by the coding sequence ATGCTAAGGGGAATTGAAATCGAACCGACTTCTACGGAGGGGCAGAAGATTCTCACGTCGGAAGCATTAGCATTTGTAGCACATCTTGAGCGTACATTTGGAGCAAAACGCCTAGCGCTGTTGCAGGAGCGCAACCTGAGGCAGAGTCGTATTGATGCAGGTGAGCTGCCGGGTTTTTTACCAGTAACTGCACGGATACGCAGCAGTGATTGGACGATAGCACCGATCCCTGCGGATTTGCAGGACAGACGCGTCGAGATAACAGGTCCAGCTGGCGACCGTAAGATGGTCATTAACGCGTTTAATTCTGGTGCTTACGTCTACATGGCAGACTTCGAAGACGCCAACTCACCAACGTGGAACAATACGATTGATGGTCAAGTGAATTTGTATGATGCTGTTCGTCGAACGATCGCTTTCACCAGTCCGGAAGGGAAAAGCTACAAGCTACAAGCTCAGACGGCAGTGCTCAAAGTTCGCCCTCGCGGTTGGCACTTGGAGGAGAAGCATATGCAGGTTGATGGGCATCCTGTATCAGGTTCGTTATTTGATTTTGGTCTATTCTTTTTCCATAATGCAAAGACACAGATTCAGCAAGGAAGCGGACCTTATTTTTACTTGCCTAAGCTTGAGAGCCATATGGAGGCACGTCTTTGGAATGAGGTGTTTCTATTTGCTCAAAAGGAGCTTGGTATTCTGCAAGGTACGATTAAAGCTACGGTGCTCATTGAGACGATCGTCGCTGCCTTTGAAATGGATGAAATTTTGTATGAACTTCGTGAGCACAGCGCTGGCCTGAACTGCGGACGATGGGATTATATCTTCAGTTATATTAAAAAGCTGCAGAAGCAGCCGCACGTCATCGTTCCAGACCGTGCTCTCGTAACAATGGAATCTCCGTTCATGAATGCTTATTCGCTGCTCGCCATCCAGACTTGTCATAAGCGGAATGCGCCTTGCATTGGAGGCATGGCTGCACAAATTCCGGTGAGGAATAATCCGGAGGCAAATGAAGCGGCGATGACGAAAGTAAGAGCAGATAAGCTGCGCGAGGTGAGAAATGGTCACGATGGCACATGGGTGGCTCATCCCGGATTAGTCCCTGTGGCAAAAGCGATATTCGATAAGTATATGCCGACGGCCAATCAAATTGACAAGCACCTTTCTGATACCCAAATTACCGCTGAACAATTGCTAGAGGTGCCGCTGGGGCCGATAACAGAGAATGGGATTCGGACAAACGTCAGCGTCGGCATTCAGTATTTGGAAGCTTGGCTGCGTGGTTTTGGGGCTGTACCCATCAACAACTTGATGGAAGACGTGGCCACAGCGGAAATATCACGTGCACAGCTTTGGCAGTGGATCCACCATCCACTAGGAATTTTGGATGACGGGCGTAAAGTAACGGCAGAGCTATTCCAACAGATTCAAGTTGAAGAGATAGCAAAGATCAAAGAAAAGCTTGGAGAAGAGGCATTCCACCAAATGAAGTTTGACCTTGCGAATGTTCTATTTACCCAGATGACGGTTTCACCTGAATTTGAAGCCTTTTTAACCGACCAAGGGTATCGATATTTGCAGTAA